In the Hirundo rustica isolate bHirRus1 chromosome 2, bHirRus1.pri.v3, whole genome shotgun sequence genome, AGATTGCAGTGGCAGCACAGAACTGTTACAAGGTACCAAAGGGTGCTTTCACAGGAGAAATCAGGTGAGCTCCGGAGAGTAAAGTCAGGGTGCCTCTGAGACATGAATTTCCTCTAGTGAGTCATGTCCtttctccccagcccagcaaTGATCAAGGATATTGGAGCTGCATGGGTGATCCTAGGCCACTCAGAGCGAAGGCATGTTTTTGGAGAGTCTGATGAGGTGAGTGGTCTCATGGATAATGGTCCAGCTCAGATGGGTCTGGAGACTGGAAAGTGGGCAAAGACTGGAAAAGTGAGCAAGTAAACCAGACCTCCTCCCTGTTTTATTGGTTGCCTTGTTGCTTTTCCATTCCCAGTTGATTGGACAGAAGGTAGCTCATGCTCTGGCTGAGGGCCTTGGAGTCATTGCCTGCATTGGAGAGAAGCTGGATGAGAGAGAAGCAGGCATAACAGAGAAGGTGGTTTTTGAACAGACCAAGGCTATTGCTggtaagaggaaaaagaagtggttggtttgggattttttcacagttttccagctctgttctgcCCAGTATGAGGGTATTGTGCtcacctcttccttctctctcctccctAGATAATGTGAAGGACTGGAGTAAAGTGGTTCTTGCCTATGAGCCAGTTTGGGCTATTGGAACTGGTAAAACTGCAACTCCTCAACAGGTATGAGTGGGGGAGGTGGCTGGTTAAATGACCAACTGACCGTTCCCCCTCAGGAAACCTTCCTGAAGATTCTTACTGAGAATCTCCTGGAGATTTCTTGGTGACTTAGAGAATCTCTAACTGTTCCCTCATTTTTGGAAGGGAACTGTATGCAGAATGGCTCAGGCCTCAGTGTGGCTCTTGTGTTGCATTGCAGGCTCAGGAAGTTCATGAGAAGCTGCGGGGGTGGCTGAAAAGCCACGTGTCAGATGCTGTTGCTCAGTCAACTAGGATTATCTATGGAGGTAAGTGAGTCTGAAGCGACTTTCCAGGGCAGGCTTAGTTCCTCTACCTGTTGCTGTACGTCATTCTCTCCCTGGCAAGGAAACGCTTGACTTTCAGAGCATAAAGAATCACCCTCTAGCTTGTTTGGGTAGCTTTCTTGGATAAATGGGAGACAGTCTTGCTGTCTGCAAGAGGTGGCTGGTACCGTGCCAGTCCTGCCTTTGCCCTGGCCCCattttcctggagctgggacatCTGACCTTAAAACACTGCTCCCTCCTTAGGTTCCGTCACTGGCAGCAACTGTAAGGAGCTGGCCTCTCAGCATGACGTGGATGGCTTCCTTGTTGGTGGAGCTTCTCTCAAGCCAGAGTTTGTGGATATTATCAATGCCAAACACTGAAGCACCCCATGAGGAGCTGTCCCTTGTGGTTAAGGAATGGAAGCAAGAAGGGACCTTTCGTTGCACACGTATCAGTACGGAGGCCTTCCTTGAGGCTTTCCCCCTCCACAGTCATTGTTCTAGGTGTTCTGCTAACCACCCTCGCCACGTTGGAGTCCCGTTAGCAGGAGCCTGTCTTGGCAGAGTCTTGACAGTCTCCTCTCTGAGCTGAATCCTCAGCTTCCTGTTGACCTGTTAAGAGCCCACAGCCTACCTGGCCAGTATCTCTCCCTTtccatgcagctctgcagggagagggggctgctggtgctgcgggaaggaaaaaggaaccACAGTCTCTTGCATCCTTCAGCTCCATCAGCAAGGAACCTGTCAGCTTAGATCCTTGTGAGATGTCTTACCTCACCTGTGTCCCGTACTGaacaataaatgaaaaacaaaaagcaaaggtGTGTCCTGGATATTATTTGGAAGCATCTTGGGGATGAGCAGTGTAGAGAACTTACTGCTTTTGGAGGTGGCTAGTTGCAGAGAGGGTTTTGTGGGCTTTTCCCTGGGAGCCCACCATTAACCCTAGTAGGCACTGCACAGGTTCAACCTGCATCTGTCATATAACAGCTCTTCTCTGGGCCTCTGGTGATCCTATTATACCTGTGTCTCTATTCCAGTAACTGCTCGAGCACCTGGCTGTTCCACCAGTGAGCCAGTCTTCCCTGGCAGGCTCAGTAATACAGGCTCTTTGCCTGTAAGGACTGGTAATTGACTTTGCCCATTAAATGTAGAgtggagcagctctgtctctgcaggGAGGGATTTTATTTAGGACCTGTGTTGGGGCAGTGCTTGCTGCCTGCTTTCAGCCATGTACTAGTGGGTGAGGAAGCAAGACTTGATattccttcccagctgctgagttttttttagtttttgtagtaCCGAGGGTGATGAAAAAGAAGTGCCTCACAAGGAGGAGCATATTTATGAGGCGGTACATCCTTGGGAGCCTATGGGCAGTGTTCCAGCTGCTAGTGCCAGCATCACCTGAGGGatgaggggcaggagctgaggagcaaggaggaaaaagccTGATGCTGTCGGGACTCCTGCCCTACTACTGCTGGGGGAGcttcctgctgcccagctggaTGGGAGGGATCTCCTGCCTAGGATCCCGGGTGCTCTGAGAAGGAAGAGCCTGACAGAAGCAAGGAGGTGGCAGTTCCCAGCTCTGTATATGTGTAGAGTGATATGGAAAGGAGGAGGataattcagaggaaaaacaaaaagaaaaaaaaatgctttctacaACCAGAGCACGTGTTTCTGAGAGGCTGCTGGGCCTTGGCTGTAGTTTGGGGCCATTGTGCCATACTGAccagagcagcagtgatgcagcaggagcacacagTGGTCCTAAGGCTGCAGGGACTGGGTACAATCACTCAGGGATGAGCCACccactggctgcagctctgctgtcagctCTTGCTCCTGCCCAACCCTGCCCACAGCACAAGAGCCCAGGAGAGTGACCTACATAGAAGAAAACAGATGGGAGCTGGGCATTGATCTTGCTGCTTTGAGAGAATGCAGGGGCatgaaaatgttcatttaaTGAGGAATAAACTCATGGAAAATCATTTCTATATCAGCAGGGGTGCCAGatcttgtttctcttctttttgtctGCTTTCTGGCAGTACTGCAGCCCTCTGGAGTGGAAATACTGCCAGATCCTCACAGCAAACTGTAGTGGTTGGATCTTAAACAGgttgctgctgaagaaaaatgcattgtgGCAGATGTGACAGCCTGAGAGAGGCTGCGATGGCTCCGCATCCTCGGCCCCAAACAATAGCTGGGCTGAGCTTGTATTCCCAGTAGGCACCACACGCACACGTTGGACTCAACGATCTTTGTGGGTGTCCTTTtaaactcagaatattctgtgactcTCAATGTATTCTACTTAAACACAGCCATGGCTGGCCACACAGATTACACATCCATCCACACAGCACTGGCAGCCTCATCCCAcgccctgctccagctgagcaggATGGAGGTGCACTGGTGAGCATCTGTGTATTTACAGAAGTACTTACACACATGTACAGTGTgtctccttccagcagctgagctcaggCAGTGTTCAGGAGCTGCCCCTCAATCCCAACCTCTCCAGCCCCCCAGCAGCCACTCCCTGTGGTGCTCTGGCCACTAGTTGCTCACCCAGGGCAAAGTGCAAAAGGAGTTTAATGAGAAGACCCGACAGGCTGCACTGATCAGGTGCAGGACATGGACAAACCATCACAAACCATTTACATGTGACTGGCCCTTTTTATTCCTGTGTGCTATATTTGTTCCTCTATGTCCCCTAGATCACCCCTGGTTCCTGCCCTAATCATTCCCTAATGATTCCTGTCCCAAATGCTCTTCCCCTGTGTCCCACACCCCTGACCACAGCTACACCCCCAATCCTAAAGGTGCTCTGGGGCTGAAGCtcccctgggatggggctggactGCAGGCGTGTTCCTTTCTCCGAGTCCTTAATTTGGATTCTTACCTGCCCATTCTGTGGTTGTGTGAATTGCAGGGAGTGAATTCAGATGAACAGAAGAGGTCGGCACCAGGGAGTCTATCAGGACAAGGCAGGGGGCACAGATAGCAGCTTGCTGTGCAGCCCTGAGCACAGGGATGCCTTGCAGGAGGGGCGATGGCTGATGGTTGtgtgagcagctctgcttgGACCAGCTTACCTAGCATTAATGCTACCCGGGCACTGCACAGGAGCAAAGTGCACCgaagggaaagggagcagaGCCTTGGACTTTGTATTAACTGCAAATCACTGGTGACCAtcagctctgagcagcattCCCGGCGGGTAAACACCCGGCGCTGCTGGCATCGGCCGGGCACGGGCAGCCTcaacccttcccagctccacagccTGGAGGACGGAGATGGAGCAGtgcaccccaaaaaccccttCCCGGCATCCAGGTGCTCGTATTCGGGGAGGCTTCATGCAGAGCCCAAGGCTAATTCTGCTCAACATGTTAATTAAACATTTACCAGAGCGTGAATTAACAGTTAATTAGGTATTCACCGCCCGAGTGCCCACCACCCTGCGCGGCCCCGCCTGACTTTGAACCGGCCCCGTTTTGAGCTGCGGCGCGCacagaggtcccttcccaccgAAAAAAATCCTTCGGTTCTCTGGATACGCTAACGGCCGCAGATGACACCCCGCTGGGAAGGTGCAGTGGGATCGCAAAGCGCTTGTGGTGAGGGCGGGACGCGCTCTAAGCTCTCCGAGCGCCGGGGACGCGGGGCTGGGGACTgcggcgggcccggcccggcccggcggtgGCTCCGCGCCGCGCCCGGGCACTCCGGCCCGCCCCCGTTGCCACGGCAGCGGCCGGGCCTCGGCCAGCGCGGCCTGCCCCGGGAGCATGCAGGACGAGGAGccggaggaggagaaggaagagcgggaggaggatgaggagaaggaggagggggatgaTGAAGAGAAGGAAGGCAAGGTGAGGGGGAGGCCCCCGGCACCGCCTGGCTGTAGTTGGGCCAGCGCTGGCGTTGTACTCTCTCGTTCTATCCCAGGAGCCGGCTCCCTGTCCCCTGACGGAGGAAATCCTCAAGGAGGGCCTCTCTCTCCTCAGTAAGACTGGCAACGGGCTGGCCCACGCCTATGTGAAGTTTGAAGCCAAAGACAAGTGAGTGAGCAACGCCTGACCCGGCAGAAGCCCCTTACTCCATGGCCATGGAGCCGCTGTGCCTCAAGCTGGTGGCCGGCCGTGCGGGGTAGGAGCGTATCCAGGAGCTCTCCAGCCGCCTGGACTCCAGTCTGTGCCTCAGCATAGCCTGTCCATCCTCAGCCCTGGCCTGGGCACTGCCTCTGCCACAGCCACACACACCGCTGGGAACAGCAGTGTCCCCCAAGGCTGATGGCAGCCTGCCCCATCACTCTGGACTGTGCTCTCCTAGGGGGTCCTGAACAGAGTGACCTCCCTACAGGCACTCCGGGAAATATCCATTGACATCTGTCCTCCTAATTGCTAACTTTTAAGGCAGGCATGTGTAAGTACTGTGCTACAATGGTCTTGGACAGTTTGGAGCCTCAGCCTCCTCAGCACATCCACCTAATTAAGGCCCCATTAAGACTGTTTCTTTCAGCAGCCTTATAGGGTATCTCAACCACTATTTTTTCCACCAGGAAAGTCCTTCCTCACAGTCCTTTGTGTTGTATCTAACACACCCCTCCCCAAAACTTACTCTTTGCTCTGCTCTCGCTGTGCCCTGTCCTGAGAGAGACAATTCAATGGGAATAAGTACTCCCTCTGCCAAGAAAGCAGGTCCACTCTTACCATTCGTCTTTGCTTACAGGCCTGTCCCTATCAcctgcctttttcttccttctctcagcAAGGCTTTCTAGGACAGCAGAGAAGTAGGAGAGAAGGTTGCCCTCCCTCCATTAGTGGCAAGGAGCAACCCAAAAGATGGTAGTAGGGAAATATGAAAGATATTTTATTCACATTTGCCCTCCCTCAGGGGCCTGACAGATATCAGCCTCCTCGAACGCTTCATTCACCTGCGGTATGTGGATTTGTCAAAGAACAAGCTGAAAGATTTGGCCCCGCTGAGCAGCCTAACCCAGCTGCTTTGGCTGAAGGTGGATGGGAATCTGCTCACCAGTGCCAGCATGCAGGAGATGCCCTACCTCCAAGTCATCAGCTTCGATCGCAACCAGATCGTGGATTTGGAGGGCATTACTCACCCACTCCTAGCCAACCTCAGCCTGAAAGGTGATGCAGCCACCTCTCTTCATTCCTGTGGGGACACTCTCTTGGCAAGGTGGGATTAACTTTCTTGTTTCTTCTTCCCCTGGcactcagaaaataaaatccagacaGTTCTGGGGCTGAGTCAAGACCAGTTGTTCAGCCTGCAAGTGCTGGAGCTGCGAGGAAACCAGATAAAGACCACAGCAGGGCTCGGTGTTCCCAAGCTCAAGCAGCTCTATCTGGTAAGGGATcagccagcctggggagggggacagagctgctgcagagcctggcacctgcagcccacATAGCACAAAGGGGGTGGCCATGAGCCACAAATCACAGAGGAGTCAGTTCAGTGCATCAGGTTCTTCCCTCACAACCTCCTGCAGGAGGGCAGTTTTCTCTTCAGGCAGTGTTGGGCAGGTTTGTATTCTGCGTGCCCTGGGACCACTGGAGATCACTGGGCGAAACAGCAGCTTTATTCTTTGGGTGACAAAGGGAGGCAAtgcctctttctcctctctcatgGGCCTAATCAAACACTGGTTTCGAGCCAGCACAATTATATGATTCACACCTACAGCTGCCAAAAAAGAAATTGATTCAATTTTGCAGTGAAACTAAGAAGCAGTTTCTTAATATCGTAAACAATTACTCCAAGGAAGCATTTACTTCTAGAGATGTAAGTGAAGGGAGTATGTATGGCTTAGCCCCATGCATCACACTCTGCTACAGCTTGCAAAGACTAAACAGATGTCCTGAGTCACTGCCTCttgaaaagcaattaaatatgATAAAGGCTTTGAAAAACTATGTGGCTTCTTTTCATCAAGATTCCCTGGCAGAAAACTCTGAGGAGATTGCTTGCTGAGATGGCCTGcaattttctgaaggaaaactgggattttatgactggagctgctccaagaaTGGATGAAGTGGATAGGTCACTAGGTACAACACAGCATTTCAAAGCATACCCAGTCACCTTACTGAGTTATTGCAGGGAAGCAAACAGAGCATCTCTACTGAGGGAAAGTTCCTGGCATGACTGAGGGGTTTCTGAGCTGCCCATGTGAAAAACTGCAAGGAGTGATTGTTAAAACTAGAACAACTGACTATCAAGAATCTTTGGGGCTTGAATTTGTCTCCCATGTCTACCTGCTTATTAAATCATTTTGCAGGGAAATCTTCCCCACtaatgcttttgtttctgtgtaAAGACTTTGGTGTTACTTCAGCCTTGGGTAAGTGCAGCTGATGCCTCAGGGACAGGGTTCAAGACAAAGGGTTCAGTTTAAGGAATTGAACCACATTTGGTTAATGCAGGACGTAGCTGCAGATGAAATTTGGTATGTCAAAAGTGGTATGTACCAAGAAGACTACAAGCTGGCTGTGTACCGTGTGGCACATCATTTTTGAGggtcacagcagggctgtgttaGGTCATGTGCAGCAGGGGTGGCAAAGGCTAACCCGAGAAAGGTGCAGTGtgcaggaaggggagaggaaatCACAGGCAATGTACTTTCCATAAGAAACAGCGGCATCACATCTGGGTTAGGAACTGGTGTCTAAGGGAAGGTGATGGCATGTCAGACAGAATGTTGTTtgatttaggggaaaaaaaccattcTGCAAAATATGCGTTCTGCATTGTCTTGCTAGTGCTTGCAAGGCCAGAGCTGGTAAAGCAATCCACACTGAAGTGATGAAGAAAATGAGAGCGAcgggaggtttttcttttataaacCAGCGATCAGTGAGCTCCCCACCCACACCAGCTCACAATTTTCTCTGGGGTACAATGTCCTAATCCTTCCTGGCTGTTAAATTTATTCACGTGGCCTTCACTAAGTATCCAACTTTCCTCTTTTTGTCCTGGTGTTGCTCCTTTTACTTGGCCCAGCTGGTCCAGATTCTCCTTTGTCCAGATTCTATTAAAATCCTCCTTTTCTACAAAATGTCCGTGTCCTGAATGACTCAGCCCTGAAATGTCTCCTGTCCCACCAGCTCAGCCTGTGCCCCTTTTTTAGTCTCAGGTATTGCCCATGTCATTGCTTGGGTACCTATGAGGAAGAGAGAGCACAACAGCACCTCTCACCCCGTTTTTCATTCAGGTCTCAGCATCCTTAGCGACTGCAGCCCCGAGCCACATCGGCAAGGAAAGCCCTGCTCAGTTCCAGGCTAGAGAACGTGGCGGGGAGATGATAATTAGCAGGGATGCTCCAAACTTGGCCGCTCAAGGCAGCGAGCAGCCTGACGGAGCAGAGCGTAGGTGCTGGCACTGAGGGGAGCCTCCGCTTGGGCAGGAGACCTCTAGTGGTCTTTTCCAGCCGAAATCctgctgtgaaaacaaacagTCCTGAAATTCAGAGCTTCCGTACTTCCCTGCTTCGTTAACCCACATCCCAGTGAAGTGAATGAAATTCAGTGATGGGGAATTTTAAACTTCCTGAAGTAAGACACAGCCCAGAGAAATAGAAGGGACTTCTTGGTCTTGGTGTTCTTGGTAGAGCTTCCCCACAAGAGAAGCAGCTACTGGAAGGTGCCTGGACTACATGGACTGTGTGACTGAGAGGGGCTGGTTACTCATCCTTCAAACACATTAATTTTAGGCTTAGGTGTGCTTTCTCCTCCATCGTGTTGCTCTCTGAGGCTCAGATTTGGCACTGCCATGGAAAGAGGTACTTTGCTGGCAGTGGAGTATTCGCCTGGGGTGGTTTTGTCTCAGACAGAGAGTGATGCTccagaaaacactttttcagCAAACTTTTGGTCCTTGAGTCTGAATCCTGACCCTGAATTACCTGATCGAGCTTCAGACAAAGCTGTGTTATGAGTGGTAGGGAGTCTGAAGGATAGAAAGAGATTTAAAGGCCAGAAATaactgctgctccttctcctgtgtctccccattttccttcctggtGCTCAGGCCAAGAACACTATTTGCAGCCTTGAAGGCCTTGAGGAGTTTGAGCAGCTGGAGACTCTGCACCTGCGTGACAACAAGCTTGAGGCCCTGGATGGATTCTGTGATAGCATGAAGTGCCTGCAGTACCTCAATCTACGGTGGGTCCTCCTTGCTCTGTGTTGGGACCGAGATCCCTTCATCAGACTGCACTCTCATTTAGATCTTTAggattttctgggtttttttttggttttttttttttttttttttggaagttgAAGACCTGGTAGGGATGGGTTGATATTTACCATCCTTAACTGGTGCTTGGCAGCTGTCTAGGTGTTGTAACAGCCAGGGCCTTTCCTGGGCTTCTTAGAGAATATCAGCCTGTTCAGTCATTCTCATACCCCACCTCAGGCTTTTCAATCCTTGCCGTAAGTCAGTTGGGTTCCTCAAAGCGTGCTCTCTCTGTTCTGCCTGCAAATGCCCTTTAGTTCTCAGCACTTGCCATGCAGGGCCACGGTGATGTCACACGGTTCAATGGACTGTCTGAGCACAGAGGAATCCAGAGGAGATGTCCCTTTTGTCCCTCAGTCTGGGGAGCTGCAGACAGATCTGGATCTTTGGTGACAGATCTGTGGTCAAGGTCTATGGTCCCTCATGCTGCtaagttttgctttttctgccttGTCCACTTGCTGttccaaaggaatttccctACTTGCACGGCTCTCCTTCCCCTGATCTCtgtgcttccttttcttcaggaaCAATGGGATCAAAAGCTTTCAGGAGGTGGAAAAACTGCAGGTTCTCCCCATGCTGCAGGCACTGGTGCTGATGGACAATCCATGCGCCGAAGAGCCCAATTACCGGCTGGAGGTCCTGTCCCGGCTGTCACAGCTGCAACGCCTCGACAAGGAATCAGTTGAGGAAGAGGAGCGGGAAGAGGCGGAGAAAATGCGTCagacaaggaaggaaaaggtgaGAACAACACAGTGTGGGGATTAGAAGGAggtgaagagaaagaaaaaggaccAAGTATGTTGATAAAGCCTCTCCTCTACTATACTACATGAGGAGAAGGGTGAGGGATGTCAGTGTCAAGAGCATGAGAGCCTGAAAAAGAGGCCAGGCTTTGCAACCTGGTTGTGGTGGCCAGCATGCAACCCGGCTGCCATTCCTGACCCCACTAGCAAAAGAGAGCAGTGAAAGAGGAAGAGACATTGGGCACAGAGACATTaacttctccctcctcccttctgcAGGAAATGGAAGAATCTCTTGAGGATCCAGTGACTGAGTGACCCGTTTCTAACACCTCTTTCCAAAGGCTGTCAAGATGTAGTGATGCCTTTCCCCATATGTGAGGCTGGGAAAGTGAGGACTGTCGGTACCGGTTTCACCTCATTTTACCTCTGGAGAAAAGAGGAGTGCCACCCATCCTGGTCCTGGAAGCTGCCCTGAGGCACTGCAGTGTTTTTGCAGTCACTGCACTATGTTCTATTCTCAGTAGGCctgagaggggaaaggggagagtTACAGGTTCTGTTGGTTCGATTTGATTCCCAAAAACCCTGCACGATTTTCTGATTTGAATAAAAACAATTAATGAGCCCGGAGTGACTGGGATTGTTTATCCTGCACACCCACTCCTATTCCCTGGCTCTCTCACCCTCATCTGTCTACGTCTATCCCTTGCTGcctgcctctctctgcctctccatCCCCTACGTGCTGTTTGCAAAGCTTTGCTAAATCCTGACTCATCGCAGCTCTGGGTCACATGCTGCTGTCCCGGCCCTATCAGGGGCgtctccatcctgctgctgccgccACCGTTGGCTTAGAGGACACATCATCTCCCCTTGAGGTCCCGCATCCCTCAGCTTCGTCCTCTCTCCTTTCTACCAGCACTTTCTCAATCTCTCGTCCACCCCTGCCCTAGGAAGGTAAGTGTCTCCCCAcggccagcacagccctcactGCGTGCATGTTTCTGCTGCCCACCTTGTGCCCTCCGAACCCCACACGCACTTTGGGGTCCCAGCGGAGAAGGACCACGGCGAGCGGCATTAACAGCTCGACTCCCCTCGcttcctccccctgctcctcccaccTCTCTCTCCTCACCTCCATCCTTCTGACTTTTCTTTCgtattttaatttcaggtactccctccttcccaagcccccccctttcccctcccgGCAATCATCATTTCAGACGCGAACCCGGGGAATTGCAGGAGGGGGGGCAACCGACGAGGATAGGTGGTGCTCCCAAGGGCACTGTCGGGAGGTGCTGCGGGATGGAGCTTTTCCCGGGGGAGGGGGTGGCAGTGGGGAGAAGGCAGCGCTCAGTCTGGGCACCGCTGGGGAAAGGATCCAGCCCCAGAGCGGAGCAGCCCCCCCAGCCTCCCGGCGTGTTGGCATAAACACGGGCGCTCcgggagagagagggagggagggagaagaggggatGTTTTCCTGTTTGCACGGCCCCACaccagaggggagggggagagcagggagaggaggtgaCAGGCAAGCAAGAGCTGCATCAGTCACGACACTGCAGCAGTGCGGGCTTCCTGGGAGCAGTGCCCAGCCCGGGAGAATCGAGGCAGCACACGGGACTGGTGGCGGTGCCTTGGGGGAAAGGTCTTCGCCGTCCTggcctggcagggacagggaattGCTGCCGGCGCCAGCTCCACAGGAAGGCattgcagcagcaccagcctccCGACGTACGCTGCCCAGCCCCTGTTCACGGGGGCTGCACAGCCTCCTCTCTCTTCATGGATGTGGTCTGTGGCTTCCCAGCTATGGCTCCATCCCAATCCCTTATCCCAGCTTATCCGCCTCTGACCTCCTTTCAGGACAGTGCAGCTGATACCAGGGATTTCAGGGTGGTTCTGTTCAAAAGAGAGCAAACgcaggggacacggggcagcGACACAAGTGGAGAAAAGGGCTTAAAGGGCTACAAGGGAGAGAAGATCGTGCAAGTGATGGGGTGGGGCAGGCAAGGCTGGATTTGGGCTTGTCATTTGGCTTCCTCGGATCTGGCTCCAAGAGGGGCAGGTGGATGCGACCACAGAGACGTGACCGGGGGCAACGTGACCAGATAAGCAGAGAGGCACAGCACCTGGCACGGGTGTGCTGTCAAAGATGACTTTAAGTGGGGTCCTGTCCCTCTGTACCCCGTGGAGGCTGTCGAGGCACggccaggacactgctgcaaAGGAAGCTCGcggctggctgtgctggcacgACACTGGAGGAAGTTCCTGTGGCGTGTGCCAGATGGCGTGAGGAGCGCTGCCAAAGCGGCTGATGGGGGATCCCAGCCCAGATGGACGTGGTGGAGGGCCCTGTGCAGAGaaccctggagctgctggctgaaACTCCCCACGGGAGAAGCTCTGGCTGAaacttcagagcagcagcacgaTTTCCTCACACCCTTGGGATTTCCATCCACCTGGGGCAGTGGCATCGAGCGCTGACTCCGGCTTCCCCATCCTGCTTCTCAGCTCCCCTCGGTGCTGTGATGTGCCGGTTCAAGCTCATTTTCCCCTGCCATGGTGCTGAGGCCCTGTTCTGGCTGCACCCCTGCTCACACACACCACAGGGAGGACCTGGCTGGGGCTCCATGGCTACTCTggcctctgccagccctgctcggGGTTGAGGGAATCATCTGTGGGAGTCAGAGGAGGaaacttggcagtgctgggagcatgGGGACACACACCACATTGCAGTACCCCGGCAttgcacagccccacagccccacaggggAATGAGGAGGTGGCATGAGGGGAATGAGCTGATTTGGAACCCCAAAAGAGAGCAAACTGCAGCAAGGGAAGCTCTTTGAAACAGCCGTCATTACCCACCAGCATGTTTTCTACTTTCGGTTTAACCCCAAAACGCTAGGCTTCCTCACCCCCCTCACCCACCAGAGATCCAGCCCAGTCTCATCTGCTTTCCTGCCTCAGGAACGGAGCGAAGGCTTGGCAGCTGGGCCAGGTCCCCCCTCCCTTCAGAGCCCTCTTTGCCACGTCTGAGGCACCGTGGCCTTGGGCAAGATGGCTCCTCTGGCTGCCCGGCTCCACACTCCTGCCGCCTTGGCACAGCCTTGGC is a window encoding:
- the TPI1 gene encoding triosephosphate isomerase; translated protein: MAPRKFFVGGNWKMNGDKKSLGELIHTLNGAKLSADTEVVCGAPAIYLDFARQKLDAKIAVAAQNCYKVPKGAFTGEISPAMIKDIGAAWVILGHSERRHVFGESDELIGQKVAHALAEGLGVIACIGEKLDEREAGITEKVVFEQTKAIADNVKDWSKVVLAYEPVWAIGTGKTATPQQAQEVHEKLRGWLKSHVSDAVAQSTRIIYGGSVTGSNCKELASQHDVDGFLVGGASLKPEFVDIINAKH
- the LRRC23 gene encoding leucine-rich repeat-containing protein 23 — its product is MQDEEPEEEKEEREEDEEKEEGDDEEKEGKEPAPCPLTEEILKEGLSLLSKTGNGLAHAYVKFEAKDKGLTDISLLERFIHLRYVDLSKNKLKDLAPLSSLTQLLWLKVDGNLLTSASMQEMPYLQVISFDRNQIVDLEGITHPLLANLSLKENKIQTVLGLSQDQLFSLQVLELRGNQIKTTAGLGVPKLKQLYLAKNTICSLEGLEEFEQLETLHLRDNKLEALDGFCDSMKCLQYLNLRNNGIKSFQEVEKLQVLPMLQALVLMDNPCAEEPNYRLEVLSRLSQLQRLDKESVEEEEREEAEKMRQTRKEKEMEESLEDPVTE